A genomic window from Nocardioides sp. BP30 includes:
- a CDS encoding SCO family protein, with amino-acid sequence MRSPLRRRGLAAALAVLALAVSACGSSGGGTKFAGITHDAYKVMPTALTDTDDQPYSLVTDTAKPLTLVFFGYTHCPDYCPMVMSNLASAMTRLDSADRKRVDVVFVTTDPSRDTTTVLRRYLDHYDKSFIGLTGPIDTIASIAEPMAVYVAQGQKLPDGGYDLNTHSTQVTAIGADNEARVLWTMDTSSAQYAADIHALLQKSA; translated from the coding sequence GTGCGTAGCCCGTTGCGGCGCCGCGGCCTGGCCGCGGCCCTCGCCGTACTCGCCCTCGCCGTCTCGGCCTGCGGCAGCAGCGGGGGCGGGACGAAGTTCGCCGGCATCACCCACGACGCCTACAAGGTGATGCCGACGGCGCTCACCGACACCGACGACCAGCCCTACAGCCTGGTCACCGACACGGCGAAGCCGTTGACGCTCGTCTTCTTCGGCTACACGCACTGCCCTGACTACTGTCCGATGGTGATGTCGAACCTCGCCAGCGCGATGACCCGCCTCGACAGCGCCGACCGCAAGCGGGTCGACGTGGTCTTCGTGACCACCGACCCCTCCCGCGACACCACCACCGTGCTGCGCCGCTACCTGGACCACTACGACAAGTCGTTCATCGGCCTGACGGGCCCGATCGATACCATCGCCTCGATCGCCGAGCCGATGGCTGTCTACGTCGCCCAGGGCCAGAAGCTGCCCGACGGCGGCTACGACCTCAACACCCACTCCACGCAGGTCACCGCGATCGGCGCGGACAACGAGGCCCGGGTGCTGTGGACGATGGACACCTCGTCGGCCCAGTACGCGGCCGACATCCACGCGCTGCTGCAGAAGTCAGCCTGA